In one window of Campylobacter concisus DNA:
- a CDS encoding sugar transferase: MIILGEKYAFTSLELEKLRKKFGQVNFLSHENSDAKALRSALENLIKSGDQRLIVLNTAKPVDGKLVRFLTLLQFKTKYKKIKFLNVENFLEIYLHKCYIPENGENLNFLDEIRPYGAFAYALKRMIDYAGCLILFILLFGLKFYVKKKIDEQSPGSLYFLQSRVGLDNKEFECIKFRSMMEDAEKDGAKFASENDERVFEFGEFMRKTRIDEVPQCINVFRGQMHLIGPRPERRHWINFFEKEIPYYNERHIVRPGITGWAQVNYPYGSNTHDAKQKLMYDLYYIKHWSLWLEIKIIVKTIAIIFEKKGI, encoded by the coding sequence ATGATCATCCTTGGCGAAAAATATGCTTTTACCAGCTTAGAACTAGAAAAGCTTAGAAAGAAATTTGGTCAAGTAAATTTTTTATCCCATGAAAATAGCGACGCAAAAGCCTTGCGAAGCGCACTAGAAAATCTCATAAAATCAGGCGATCAAAGGCTGATCGTGCTAAATACCGCAAAGCCAGTTGATGGCAAACTGGTGAGATTTCTCACGCTTTTGCAGTTTAAAACGAAGTATAAAAAGATAAAATTTCTAAACGTAGAGAATTTTTTAGAAATTTATCTGCACAAATGTTATATCCCAGAAAATGGTGAAAATCTTAATTTTTTAGATGAAATAAGGCCTTATGGTGCTTTTGCTTACGCACTCAAGCGAATGATCGATTATGCTGGCTGCTTAATACTTTTCATCTTGCTTTTTGGTCTAAAATTTTATGTAAAAAAAAAGATAGACGAGCAATCGCCTGGAAGCCTTTACTTTTTACAAAGTAGAGTTGGGCTGGACAACAAGGAATTTGAGTGCATAAAATTTCGCTCGATGATGGAAGATGCCGAGAAAGATGGGGCAAAATTTGCTAGCGAAAATGATGAGAGAGTGTTTGAGTTTGGCGAATTTATGCGAAAAACTCGTATAGACGAGGTGCCGCAGTGTATAAATGTCTTTCGAGGGCAAATGCATCTGATAGGTCCAAGGCCTGAGCGAAGACACTGGATAAATTTCTTTGAAAAAGAGATCCCTTACTACAATGAACGCCACATCGTTCGCCCTGGTATCACCGGCTGGGCACAGGTAAACTACCCTTATGGCTCAAATACACACGACGCCAAACAAAAACTAATGTATGATCTTTACTACATCAAACACTGGTCGCTTTGGCTGGAGATAAAGATCATAGTAAAAACCATTGCGATTATATTTGAGAAAAAAGGCATTTAA